TTCTTGTTCAGATGCACATGTCTTGTTGCCCACCTTGGCTCTGTGACAAACCATCTGAGACTGATGATACTTGTAGGTTGTAGCTCAACCTGTTTGGTGTGGGTCACCACTTCAGGTCCCACGTGCAGCACCATCGGCCCTATACCACAGTACTAATGGTGGAAGACTCCTCTGACTTGCCCTGTCTGCTGGGCAATGACTTGAGATACTCCAGGTGCCTGCGGGCATCCTCCTGATTAGCCCTGACATAGTAGACCAGGTAGGAGATGACCATGGTGAACCAGCCGAACATGACGACCAGCATGGCCACATCTGTAGTCCTCTTCATCACCACACATAGGTCTATGTCTGGTGCCAACAGAAAGGCAAGTCCTTGAACTCCTATTTCCTCTGGATCTGAAGTCTGGCACACGATACCTGTCAGCGATGCAGGCTCTAGGTCCACACGGGGCATGGCCATCTGCAAGTTGCAGTCACAATGCCATGGATTATTTGTTAGGTTGGCGCGAGACTGCAGGCCCTCGAAGGCCTCAGCGCTAAAGTGTTCTAACTTGTTAGAAGAAAGGTCTAGGAACTGTAGTGAGGAGCCGAGGCCTCTGAATGCCCCTGGTTCTAACTGGCTTAATTCATTGTGGGATAGATCCAGTTCAACCAGGTGAGGCAAACCTGCAAAAGCATTTGTTGGGACTGTAGTGATGAGGTTGAAGTCCAGGTAGATGCGTCGCGTGTCATTGGGGAAATCCTGGGGGATCTCTgtgagctgcaggttgctgcaaCGCACCGTCTTGCCACCGATCTCACTCTCAGAGCAGTAGCAGCTCTTGGAGCAACTGGTAGCAGCATGGTGGAAGCAGAAGGTCATAAGCACCAAGCTgtgcagcagcaaacacatgaCCACCGAGTGGCGCAGTAACCAGTCTGCAAGTAGGGACATGGTGGGATAAGGGCATGCTCCAGGAAGGACCACCTGGGCGCAGCAGGCCAAGTCCACATCAACCTCCCCAGTAGCTGCTGACCCtgtgacataaaaacaacagaaagttGCATTAGTGGTGCAAGAGGTTGTGGTACTCAAGATCAGTCTTAATGACCACTTTTTGAAGGTCTCGGACtcaactgtatttttatttggtcTTGTCTTGGTCTAAGACAGTATTCAACTGTGGGAATAAAACTAAACTGCCTGTGCAAAAAAGGAGTGTTGGATAAAGATAGTTAAGTTGATCTTGGCCTTGTCTTGGTCTCAGTTTAGGTGGTTTTGACTACAACACTGGTGGATTGACTATCCCACATTAAAAGAAGtgaagagaaaataaagagaaatgCAGACAGGACTGTGAAATATTTTTTGCAAGCAAAACACTGGTGATCAACAGTGTTCTTCAGAGTCCATATTGTTATCTACTGTAGAAATAGAGGGGTACAGTAGCTTATGTAATTGCCATGAGGAGGGAGCATGAATGCAGCATGTTGTTGGCCAGAAACAACTGAACTTCTGTTGTATTTCCAGGAAAGTCGAAGGATCAAACATTCCCTTCATACCAACTAAATAAAAGAGCTACGAGAATCCTTT
The Epinephelus moara isolate mb chromosome 13, YSFRI_EMoa_1.0, whole genome shotgun sequence genome window above contains:
- the lrrc3ca gene encoding leucine-rich repeat-containing protein 3B produces the protein MSLLADWLLRHSVVMCLLLHSLVLMTFCFHHAATSCSKSCYCSESEIGGKTVRCSNLQLTEIPQDFPNDTRRIYLDFNLITTVPTNAFAGLPHLVELDLSHNELSQLEPGAFRGLGSSLQFLDLSSNKLEHFSAEAFEGLQSRANLTNNPWHCDCNLQMAMPRVDLEPASLTGIVCQTSDPEEIGVQGLAFLLAPDIDLCVVMKRTTDVAMLVVMFGWFTMVISYLVYYVRANQEDARRHLEYLKSLPSRQGKSEESSTISTVV